AAGTTGGCTTAATTTCTTTTTGTCTAACAAGTTCATGTGTTGACACCCCAGTATAGACGAGTAAGGTATCAATATTACTTCTAATTCCTGCCAAAATATCCGTCATATAATTGTCTCCAACCATAATGACCTCATCGTTCGATAACCCTATTTTTTGTAACGCCTTTTTCATAATAATGGGCTCTGGTTTACCAATATATGTGGCTTTTTTCTGTGTTGCACATTCTACAAGAGAAATAACAGAGCCGGCTCCCGGAACAAGTCCTCTTTCATTAGGCAAATTAGTATCTGCATTTGTTCCAATGAATTTTGATCCCTTTTGAATTGTAAGTGTCGCCAACTCAAATTTATGGTAAGTAACATCATAATCCAAACCAACAATTGTATAATCAGGCTGCTCCTCTTCAAATCTAAACCCTTTATCAAAGAGTGCTTTTCTTAAGCCACTTTCACCAATCACATACGCACTTCTTTTGTTTTCATCTAAGTCAGCAACATAGTCAGCCGTTGCTAAGCCAGAAGTATAGACATTATCTATATTTACATTTATATCAAAATTCAGCTTCAAATTCCTAACAACTTTTTCAGGATCTTGAGTACTATTATTTGTAACGAACAAAAAGGGAATACCTTTTTGTTGTAACTTTTCAACAAATCTTTTGGCCGCTGGTATTGGTTCTTTACCACGATATATCGTTCCATCTAAATCAATAAGATATCCCTTATACTTTTTCATTTTCTGCACTCCTCTTATGCCTTTGAATCTTTTTGTTCATTTTTTTGTCTGATAACAAAGTGCCGCTTTCTTGTATTATTTCGTTTAATTGTTGACACAGCAACATTTTCTTTTCTGTTATTTCGTTCACGTATCTCAAATTTTTTCTCAGAAGTATACGGTTTCTTTTTTCGTTCTGTCTCTCTTGGTTTTCTGCGCACTGTCTTCGTATCAGAATCAATATTTTTCTTTTTATTATTATTTCGATTCTGATGTTTTTTGGACTTTTTAACAGGTTTAGTGACATCTAAATTATGCAATACAAAATATGCACAACCAAAATTACAATACTCTAAAAGGTAGTCTTGCATATGGTCTATACTTTGCGATGGAAAACCTTTCTTGCTATCTGCCGCATAAAAACCATGAAGTCTTAACTGGTCATAGCCCCAGTCACCTACTACATAATCATATTTCGTAAGTATTTGACTAAAGCGTTCCTTAAGTTTCTCAACATCAAATCCATTTCGAAAATTTTTTTCAATTACATAAGGATGTCCATCAATTAATAATTGTGTTTCACTTTCCATTTGAACATCACTGGCATAGGCCTTAATTGTTTCAGCTTTTTTTGCTAGTTGCGCCTCACGCCGTTCCTTCTTTTCACTATTCATACTTCACGCTCCTCAATTCTAAGATTATTATACAGGAAATTTTTCACCAAAGTAATCCCCAACAATATCTCTCAAAAAGCGATCACCTAAATAATCAATATGCCCTGCAATTTCTAGTGTTGGAAAGAACGGACAGTAAACAAAATTATCCACTGTTGCAATTTCATAATCTGCCCCTGGGTCAATCATCCTTTCATGAATCAAAACATTTTTAGAAAGTGAATCGTATTTTATCCCATCATATATTATTTCACCAAATACTTTACCTCTGAAACCATTTCCTTTTACATTCGTATTTCGTAAATGATTGCGATTCTTTTCCATTTCCCTGATTAAGCGCCATAAATTATAACCATTCAATCTAACATTAATTACACGCATTGGATGAGGTAAAATACGATGTAAGTCATTTTTTGAGATAATTCCTTTATGTAAGTCACCTAAAAAAAGACCTCCGTTTAAAATTGCGATTTTTGTCCCAGTGTCTCCCTCGATAGCTTTCAAACTTGCCTGCATAAGTGGAGACCATTCCTTTTGAATTCCCAAATAATCTTTAGGCAGTAAAGCAACTTTTTTCTTATCCAGCATTTTTTCACCTTTTTGCTGGTAATTATTAATTTCTCGTGAATCGCCATTGAATTCTGGTAACTTTGCAACATCAACGACACTTGCACTACTTTTAAGTAATTCATTATCCTGACATTCTATATCGACTCTACCAACATATTGCCCCCATTTACCAGCCGCACATATTAATGTATTTTCCACAACTTCACCGTTGACCAGAAGATGATGAGTATGACTTCCCAAAATAACATTAATTTCTTTAAAATTTTTTGCCAAGCCACGATCAACATCAATTCCCAGATGCGAAAGCATAATAATTATATCAACTTTATCTTTTAAATCTGCTAATAATTTTGGCAGTACATTTTCAACTTTTTCTGCATACCATCTGTTCATTTCATAAGTTGCAGGAAAAGGTGCAGTACAAGCCACTACTCCAATTTTAGTTCCAAGTGAAGTCTTAAAAATTTTGCTGATTCTCACCCAGGACGGAATGAGCCCATTATCCTGATTTTTTATATTATCTAGAACAACTGGAAAATTAGCATTTCGATATAAATTACTTAGTTGTTCATGCGAATTGCCAATTCCTTCATTATTTCCAATTGTAACAGCATCATAATTAACTGTATTCATCAATTCTATGTTGGCCTTTCCATCAGTAGCTTCCGTCAGTGGATGTACTCGATCCATTGCATCTCCTAAATCAAAAACTAAAACATAG
Above is a window of Liquorilactobacillus hordei DSM 19519 DNA encoding:
- a CDS encoding bifunctional metallophosphatase/5'-nucleotidase; amino-acid sequence: MTEKITILHTNDLHSHLENWPKIRRYLINTREKLQNKDNYVLVFDLGDAMDRVHPLTEATDGKANIELMNTVNYDAVTIGNNEGIGNSHEQLSNLYRNANFPVVLDNIKNQDNGLIPSWVRISKIFKTSLGTKIGVVACTAPFPATYEMNRWYAEKVENVLPKLLADLKDKVDIIIMLSHLGIDVDRGLAKNFKEINVILGSHTHHLLVNGEVVENTLICAAGKWGQYVGRVDIECQDNELLKSSASVVDVAKLPEFNGDSREINNYQQKGEKMLDKKKVALLPKDYLGIQKEWSPLMQASLKAIEGDTGTKIAILNGGLFLGDLHKGIISKNDLHRILPHPMRVINVRLNGYNLWRLIREMEKNRNHLRNTNVKGNGFRGKVFGEIIYDGIKYDSLSKNVLIHERMIDPGADYEIATVDNFVYCPFFPTLEIAGHIDYLGDRFLRDIVGDYFGEKFPV
- a CDS encoding TIGR01457 family HAD-type hydrolase, which translates into the protein MKKYKGYLIDLDGTIYRGKEPIPAAKRFVEKLQQKGIPFLFVTNNSTQDPEKVVRNLKLNFDINVNIDNVYTSGLATADYVADLDENKRSAYVIGESGLRKALFDKGFRFEEEQPDYTIVGLDYDVTYHKFELATLTIQKGSKFIGTNADTNLPNERGLVPGAGSVISLVECATQKKATYIGKPEPIIMKKALQKIGLSNDEVIMVGDNYMTDILAGIRSNIDTLLVYTGVSTHELVRQKEIKPTFEVESLDEWNF
- a CDS encoding YutD family protein, which gives rise to MNSEKKERREAQLAKKAETIKAYASDVQMESETQLLIDGHPYVIEKNFRNGFDVEKLKERFSQILTKYDYVVGDWGYDQLRLHGFYAADSKKGFPSQSIDHMQDYLLEYCNFGCAYFVLHNLDVTKPVKKSKKHQNRNNNKKKNIDSDTKTVRRKPRETERKKKPYTSEKKFEIRERNNRKENVAVSTIKRNNTRKRHFVIRQKNEQKDSKA